TTGCGCGCCGCACCCGCGCGCCCACAGGCCCAGGGCCTGCAGCATCAGCCGGGCGCAGCCCTGGCCCCGGCAGGCGGGCGCGACGGTGATGTTGAGCAGGTGCGCCTCCTGCACGCCCATCATGGCGATGAAGTAGCCCAGCATCTGTTGCCCGGCCATCAAGGCCTGGCAGTGGTAGCCGGCGTTGATCGAGTCGAGAAAGTTGCCGCGCGTCCAGGGCTGGGCGTAGGCCTCGCCTTCGATGGCCATCAGCGCGTCCAGGTGCGCCAGCGTCAGCGGCTCGAGCCGTGCCGGCGCGCTCATGCGCTGCGCGCGGCCTGCGCGGCGGCGGCGCGCTCGGCGCTGGTCTGCGCTACCTTGTCGCGCACATACAGCGGCAAGGCCTGCTGCGCCGCCACCGCCCGCCCCTGACGCAGCAGCGCCGGCGCCAGCGCCAGCAACGCGCGTGCCGTGGGCAGCGCCGCTACGTCGGGGCTACCCGCGGCCAAGGCCTGCCCGTGGACTGGCCGGGCGTTGCCCGCGCTCGCCCAGCCCTCGGGCACGCGCACCTGCTGCGGCG
The DNA window shown above is from Comamonas sp. NLF-1-9 and carries:
- the rimI gene encoding ribosomal protein S18-alanine N-acetyltransferase gives rise to the protein MSAPARLEPLTLAHLDALMAIEGEAYAQPWTRGNFLDSINAGYHCQALMAGQQMLGYFIAMMGVQEAHLLNITVAPACRGQGCARLMLQALGLWARGCGAQTLWLEVRVGNARARAVYAACGFHGVGLRRNYYPAGAGQREDAVVMCLTL